In Deinococcus maricopensis DSM 21211, one genomic interval encodes:
- the dnaB gene encoding replicative DNA helicase, with translation MDQVTRVPPHNNDAEISVLGSILLDNDTLMSLGDTVQPEMFYRDGHRKIFASMRALQERGEPVDLVTLSEDLRVKGQLDEVGGLAYLIGLSDQVPTAAYAEHYARLVQEKYTLRQLIQVSGRVMQLAYDAQQPLEDILDRSEKLIFEIAEQKKQGEQFQAMSSVVHDTFEYITLLHNNKGIPDGVPSGFRDLDEQISGLQKGSLNVLAARPSMGKTAFALSIAQNVALRGEKTVAVFSLEMPAVQLALRMLCSEARVDMNRIRSGQLNERDFERLAHAAGRLAEAPLVIDDEADLTLNLLRSKCRRIAAQHGQLGLVVIDYLQLMSGGKGGGGGSENRQQEISTISRGLKSLARELEVPIIVLSQLSRAVEQRPNHRPMLSDLRESGAIEQDADIVMFIYRDEYYNKETDQQGIAEIIVGKQRNGPVGTVKLQFHSQHVRFNDLAPEGVS, from the coding sequence ATGGATCAAGTCACGCGCGTACCTCCGCACAACAATGACGCTGAAATCAGCGTTCTGGGCAGCATCCTGCTCGACAACGACACCCTGATGAGCCTCGGCGACACCGTCCAGCCCGAAATGTTCTACCGCGACGGGCACCGCAAGATCTTCGCGAGCATGCGCGCCCTGCAGGAGCGCGGCGAGCCGGTGGACCTCGTGACGCTGAGCGAGGACCTGCGCGTCAAGGGGCAGCTCGACGAGGTCGGCGGCCTCGCGTACCTGATCGGCCTGTCGGACCAGGTGCCGACTGCCGCGTACGCCGAGCACTACGCGCGCCTCGTGCAGGAAAAATACACGCTGCGTCAGCTGATTCAGGTGAGCGGACGCGTCATGCAGCTCGCGTACGACGCGCAGCAGCCGCTGGAGGACATCCTCGACCGCAGCGAGAAGCTGATCTTCGAGATTGCCGAGCAGAAGAAGCAGGGTGAGCAGTTCCAGGCGATGAGTTCGGTCGTGCACGACACGTTCGAGTACATCACGCTGCTGCACAACAACAAGGGCATCCCGGACGGCGTGCCCAGCGGCTTCCGCGATCTTGACGAGCAGATCAGCGGCCTGCAGAAGGGCAGCCTGAACGTCCTCGCGGCGCGCCCGTCCATGGGCAAGACGGCGTTCGCGCTGTCCATCGCACAGAACGTCGCGCTGCGCGGCGAGAAGACCGTGGCGGTATTCAGCCTGGAAATGCCCGCCGTGCAGCTGGCGCTGCGCATGCTGTGCAGCGAGGCGCGCGTGGACATGAACCGCATTCGCAGCGGGCAGCTGAACGAACGGGACTTCGAGCGGCTCGCGCACGCCGCAGGGCGCCTTGCGGAAGCGCCCCTCGTCATCGACGATGAGGCGGACCTGACGCTGAACCTGCTGCGCAGCAAATGCCGCCGGATTGCCGCGCAGCACGGGCAGCTGGGGCTGGTCGTCATCGACTACCTGCAGCTGATGAGTGGCGGCAAGGGCGGCGGGGGCGGCAGCGAGAACCGGCAGCAGGAGATCAGCACCATCTCGCGCGGCCTCAAGAGCCTCGCGCGTGAACTGGAAGTGCCGATCATCGTGCTCAGTCAGCTGTCGCGCGCAGTGGAGCAACGCCCGAACCACCGCCCGATGCTCAGCGACCTGCGTGAGTCCGGCGCCATCGAGCAGGACGCGGACATCGTGATGTTCATCTACCGCGACGAGTACTACAACAAGGAAACGGACCAGCAGGGCATCGCGGAGATCATCGTCGGGAAGCAGCGCAACGGTCCGGTCGGTACGGTGAAACTGCAGTTCCACAGCCAGCACGTGCGCTTTAACGACCTGGCGCCCGAGGGCGTGTCGTGA